A portion of the Nitrospira defluvii genome contains these proteins:
- a CDS encoding beta-ketoacyl-ACP synthase III encodes MRRARITGTGSYAPERVMTNAELEQLVATSDEWIRERTGIRERRIAAKGQACSDLAMIAAERALKAAGVSAGELDMILLATCTGDMPLPSTACLLQHRLGATRAAACDLSAACCGFVYALGVADAYVRTGMRHVLVVGSEVMSTITDWTDRNTCILFGDGAGAAVVSASEGDRGILSTHLHSDGSLSDLIVVPGGGTRIPPSEPMMNDRAQYIKMKGNETFKVAVRTLEEVARETLAAHNLSVDDLDLYIPHQANLRIIKAVADRLGLPLEKVVLNMDRYGNTSAASIPIALDEAVRDGRVKVGQLVMFGAFGAGLTWASTLLRW; translated from the coding sequence GTGAGACGCGCACGAATTACCGGAACCGGCTCCTATGCCCCCGAACGGGTGATGACCAATGCCGAGTTGGAGCAATTGGTTGCGACATCCGACGAGTGGATTCGTGAGCGCACCGGCATTCGGGAACGGCGGATTGCGGCGAAGGGGCAAGCCTGCTCAGACCTGGCAATGATTGCGGCAGAGCGGGCTTTGAAGGCGGCGGGTGTGTCCGCCGGCGAACTGGACATGATCCTCCTGGCGACCTGCACGGGGGATATGCCGTTGCCCTCGACGGCCTGCTTGCTCCAACATCGATTGGGTGCGACGCGCGCGGCTGCCTGCGATCTTTCTGCGGCCTGTTGTGGGTTCGTCTACGCGTTGGGGGTCGCCGATGCCTATGTCAGGACGGGGATGCGACACGTGTTGGTCGTGGGATCGGAGGTGATGTCGACGATCACCGATTGGACCGACCGCAACACCTGCATTTTGTTCGGGGATGGCGCAGGCGCGGCGGTCGTGAGTGCGTCCGAGGGTGATCGAGGAATTCTGTCCACGCATTTGCATTCGGACGGAAGTCTTTCCGACTTGATCGTGGTGCCGGGCGGCGGGACGCGGATTCCACCTTCCGAACCGATGATGAACGACCGAGCCCAGTACATTAAAATGAAGGGCAATGAAACCTTCAAGGTTGCGGTGCGGACGCTTGAGGAGGTGGCACGGGAGACCCTCGCGGCGCACAATCTGTCGGTAGATGATCTCGACCTGTACATTCCGCACCAAGCCAACCTGCGCATTATCAAGGCAGTGGCCGATCGCCTGGGTTTGCCGCTTGAAAAAGTGGTGTTGAACATGGATCGGTACGGCAACACGTCCGCCGCTTCTATCCCCATCGCGCTGGACGAAGCGGTGCGTGATGGACGGGTCAAGGTGGGACAATTGGTGATGTTCGGGGCATTTGGCGCTGGGCTTACCTGGGCGTCGACGCTGCTGCGCTGGTAG